GCTGAATTGATGTTCGAATTAGGGCAAAAAGCTTATGGAAAAGGCATGTACGTAAGGGCTATTGAGTTTCTTGAAGCCTCACTTACGATCATTCCAAGGTCGACACTGTTTGGTGGTGAGGTTGgtaatatagtttaattttagtctttgctttgctttcttTCAACATAACATTTTGATCATGGAGTGAGAAATAATAggttaaaattttgttgtttaGATACAAATATGGCTGGCTATGGCTTATGAGGCTAATAATCGACATGCTGACTGCATTGCTCTTTACAAGCAATTGGAAATGAAGCACCCTAGTATTAGCATTCGACGTCAAGCTGCAAATCTTCGATATATATTGCAGGCACCTAAGCTTAAGATATCCCAGGAGGAGATGGTCACCATTCCACTCATTGGTTCAACATATGACAGGTTGTAAGTTTTTTCATCTAACTGTTCAAATTAATTCctgttttcaatatttttaatgctGCGATATAAGATTTTGTTATTAGAGATAAATTGgctaaatcaataattataaaatcagtCAGTTTGATGATATCTGTTCATTTAGTTTGCACATtccaaacaatattttcaactctttttgGCTTCATTTCATGTTCTTTTATACAAACAAAACCATGTAGTAAATTTGGTAATTCTTTTGAAGTTAGCTATAGAATCCTTTTTGTTTAGCCAAACTGCTGGAATCCATTTATACCTTCTAGTTGAATGATTTCTTCTGCATGAGTCTAACTTTCCTAGATTAACCGTTCTCTTGCTTATGCACATGCATTAAACACTGGTACAATACTTGTGcaattatcttcttttctttttcatttttttctcttttttgggtGGGGAGATTCATATGTGCATTAGATCAATGAACGAAGTTAATATCAGCTAAACTTATGTTGCAACACAAAGAATGCCAAGTAGAGGTTAACAAAACTGAATAACAAATGACAACTAAAATACAACCTGAAACTAATTACAATGAAGACATGCAAATTGAACAACTACTAGCAAAGAGCAGACTGATCTAATCTACAGTTAAAAGCTAAACTTTGTTGCAACACAGAGAATGCCAGCTAGAGGttaacaaaactaaaaacaaatgacaaaaaaaatacaacctgAAACTGATTACAATAAAGGCATGCAAACTGAACAACTACTAGCAAAGAGCAGACTTATCTAATCTTCAGATAAACACCAATCTTtgctctctatctctctctctctatttaaaCCTTACATTGAAGATTTGCTGCATtcatcctcatttttataaatgaacTAATGAGGACAATGCTCTTCATAGTTTTAAGGTTGGAAGTGTGTTATCTCCAATTCCTTCCAAACCCAAACCTACTGGAAGGGTAAAATTATCTTGTAAATTCTGTAAAGCTCAATTGAAATCCTGCATCCAGTCCCTCAGAAGTCTGAATGTGCCTCAATTTGACTGAGCTTTCACCCATAGCTGCTTGGTATAGGACAGTAGAAGATAATGTGGTATATAGTCATACTGGCATTACAAAAGAGCAACTTAGGATCAATATTTGACCCCCAATCAACCTGTCTCTCTTTAGCAAAAGCTATTAAGAAGAGCCTGCCATGAAATAAAGTTGAGTTAGGTATTATACGAGAACCCCAAGGTATCCTTGGACTTTTCCATCTAACAAAAACCCAACCTTTGTTTATTGTTGACTGCTTATTAGGAGATATCTTTCAAAATCCAAGCCCTCCTTTTGCAGATTAGGGGAATAAACCAAACATAGCGGGTTAAAAAGAGGGATTAAATCATAGACCTGGAAGGAGGCCATTGCCAGTCACGGAACTCCATAGAAGCTGAAACTTTAGATTGAATTGGCAGATTCAAATAATAGACAATCCTATGTTAGTACAACTGCAAAAGAGGACCGTAAGGGTACTGTGAATCCCACCGCAAGTATTTCTTTCCAGtacttttataaaatctttAGATTGAACTGGCAGATTCAAATACAATGGCCATCTCACTAGTTATTGGCCTtaggttcaaaatatttttcctgtTTCAATGGCAATCATCTGGAACATTAATGCTCCAAAAccttcttttatttatgatatgGATCCAAGCAACCAGTAGAGAAGGTGATGTAGAATCTGTAGATGAAtcgaataggaaaaaaaaaaaaaaaacaatttataatgtTGTGGGGTAGTTGTGCCATAGTGGAGAAGGGAAGCAGTAGAGAGAGGCGTGGGAGGAGCAGACAATCTTGGTAGATGAGTGTGTCATAGGTGAGGACTATCATAGAACTTGAATGTCTTGCTAAGGTGCATATTCATTGGCACAAACCCAAAGAAATAGGAAAACCAAATCCGAACATGAATAGGAAAACTTGCTGAATAGGACATAACAGTAGATTCTTTATAAACCAATTTTAACTACTCAATTGTACATACTAATATCTCTAAATAGTactaaaaatcttgaaaacttctcaaagttaaaatattaattaatttcccttGTAGTCCTTCATTCCCCAATATGGTGCCTTTAaggaaaagactaaaaaaatattcctgAGGATAGCAGCTTGATTCCAATCAGAAATGATTCTAATACCCAGCCCACCCTCCTGTTTAGGTCTGCCTAACAAAACCCCAACCTGCTTTGGCTCCTTTTACAGAGCCTGATTTCTGCTTCCAGAAAAAGGCACAACATTTCCGTCTCACCTTCTTTATAAGACTCTTGGGAGAATTGGTATTCTGGGCCAATAACTTTGAGTGTTAAAGAGACCAGAAATCATAAGCTGAACTCTTCCAGCAAAACTCGAGAATATAGAGGTCCGGTTATCTATCCTTGCAGTGATACTCTCCTCAAGTGGATGACCAGCTGAATTAGAGGCACTTCCTGAAACCTCACTGGCAATTTGCCTACTTTGAATCTTGATTActgaagaatgttttatttgtggaaataaaatcaagattagTAGGTACATTTTACACATCAATGGATTGGTTTTGTCAGCAGGAGAACTGATCAAAGAGTTTTCCTTTGAGTACTAATCGATCCCTTTCTACCATTCTAGAAAGTGTACGTCTCATCTTAAAAAACAGAGATTAGTCAACTTGCCTTTTGTGCACTTTGGATGATAGAGCATAGTGCCTTCTAGAGCAGCCTTGTCTAACAATTTGTAGAGAATTTGCATTGAGATGATAGAAAGGTTAGGAGATAATGGATCCCATTGCCTTAGTCCTTTCTGATCTCTAAATCAGCTGCATAAACTTTCTTTGCTACAAACTGAATACCTGGGAGAAGTCACTTGTGCCTTAATCCATGAAATAAAAGGTACGAATAAGATTTTCCAGAAACaaatatcttgtttttataACAAATCTATTATTTGGAGCTTGCCATTATTACAGATTTCCATATGCTTTAGTGATCTTGAAGACCCCTCTATATTCTTATTGGATAATTTATATTAAGATGTATTAGATGAAGCACTAACCTCCATATCTTCATTTAAATGACCTCTGGACACCTGGAAATCTGAATTTCCAGATTTCCCTCTTTTCCTGCCTTACCTTACTTCAGAAACAGCTACCAGTGAGCTTGCTGAGACATTTTAGTATGTGATATGTACTAATGGATATCTTTCACAAGGAATGAGCAAGGATTACTCAATCACTCAAATGTGTTTTTCCCAGAGCACTACCAATACTGAGCATCCTTTCAGCTTCAATTGTCTCAAACTTGTTTGAAATCCTTTGGATTCTGAACTGAATTAGTTATTCTCATGTCCAATTTTGATCTCAAGTTGTTTGAATTGACGAGCAATTTATGACCCTTTATTGATCTCtacttgtttttgaaaatttagtcTTGCCATCAGTTCATCATGTGATTGTGatttacttttaattctttcttaGTCCTCACAATGGTAGACTGCTTTCCTGGAATTTCCACATCAAACTTGGCCATGCTGTGGTGTGTCTAGCTCTAGATGGTCCAGACTTGGACTTGATGGAAGCTAGCTGTGTATCTTTGCAGGGTTATCACCCATTTGCAGGCTTTAGTGATATTGGTGATGTCATTTCTTGGTTCTGGATGCTAGCTGTGTAGCTTTGCAGGGTTATCACCTATTTGCCTTGCTTTAGTGATGTTTTGTAATTGGTGATATCATTTTAGGTCATGGTTTTATAGAGATTAATAAGCATTAGGCTTCTCCAGAATGTGAAAATCGGTGGAaagaattgtaattataattgatCTTAAATAATGGATGATGTAGCTGTCTTGAGGAATTTTTTGTTGATCCATGAATCAGCTTTAACAACAGCTTTGAAACCCCATTATTTGATGCATATGCTGCGATTTAAGAAAAAAGTGGTGATCTCAGCATCCTGCTATCATTTCACGCGTCTTGAAGTTGTTTGGAAAGTATATCCATGTTGAATCACTCATCCGTCTTGTCTTAATAATCACGTACAACGTGTACATTATGTTTTACCAACAGTTTCTCTTCATTTGGTGCTTTGTTGAGTATTACTCTCCTTTTGGTTGATAAATTGTTTCCCCGTGCCTTGAAAATTATCTGAACGCCCCTCAATATCATCACTACTCAGTTGATTCCTAGCACTTAGAGAAGTGACAAGGTGGGATGTGTTTAATGCAGCTATGCGGCATCATGGAGTGATAAGTACAAGGAGAAGGATCAAGAGAGAAGTTGGACAACATCCAATCAATTGCCATCATCTAGAGATTTTATGGGGGACTTTCTGGTCTGGCGACCTCCAACTGGACTGGAGAAAAATCGAGCTTTTTGGTTTGCTTTAGCTTTGTGGATGGGATTGGTTGGAGTTGCCCTTTTTCTACAAAGATGAATCATACAAAACACACAATCACCATATTGTAACTATTGTACATGAATTGTTCGTTTGATTATATATGCATTCATCAATGTACCACCATGCCAATGGCATGTTGACATTATGGTATGTATGAATCAGTAAATTTGCTTGCTTATTCTTGAACACTATTTTTTGAAGCATGTTTCCTTGGCTGTATGAAATacaagccccccccccccccccctccccatCCTTGAAGGCGTCTTTTACCTTTCTTGAGCAAGCTTCTAGTGTTAAAATTGTTGAAGGATGAGGGCGTAGTTATGACCTCATTTGGCCATATGATAAGCAGGATAGCCAGTGATACATCATAACTTGTCCAAAAGTGTGAGTATAATGTGTAGAGGTTTTCAATGATTCATCAATGCTTCATAATAGCATCTTGCGATAAAACTAAGCTGTAAATGTGGTATGGGCGACAGTTAATCCTCAAATCCAGCTTCAATGCATCTGACCAGCACATATCAAGTTCCTTTCCATCAGGATTACCTTTCTTTGGATTTTACCTATCATTCAAACACTTAATCTCTAGATATTGATGTTAGCTTAATAtgttttatagttaatttataATCGGATGGTTATTGGTGctgttattatatttatataaatatatatttattattaataaaaacttaatttatttttaatattaaattaatgaatctaTAGTAAAGATAAAGCACatggaacaaaaatattttgcaaagaaaattataaagtttttataattatgaaatttatattgcatcaaagcattgtttctaaaatgttctTTGTCGATACTCTTTTAAATACTGGACATTCATTATAGCCATAAaactaatacatattatattcttttcttcatGAAATGAAGTAGTTATTCTTATAAGTTGAGATATaagggatacctagaactaatatctAGATGCttatcataagacatgtacactgaaccgACCcgtatgagaatttcatatggagataTCAtctatgtctatggaaagacgcatgtgacggttgtgtaagtgatcattagacttgagatcactaagtcatcttatatagagaatgttatactTTGATCTTGTTATATGTTATCTTCGTCGAGGTAACAAAAGGGCAGATATttggtataacatgaactatatgaaggtatttgagtgatcaagagataaTTTATCACCGTaagtgaattaagaaaaatgtttcATCTATTTTGAAATAGTATTGACTGAAAAATCATTGGCCAcgatggaatgagatttgaaaagaattttaaatgttattcaaatgatcaattatataaaaaacaaacatgacttAACATGACAAATatacttcatgctttaatgttaaatcataacattattgataaaaagatattaattacactgaaaaacttatcacaaaaaggttaagtcaaatcattaatgacttttctaatatttgaaggATCATGACATGTTGTTAGACGATAcacttaattttcaaatataaattaatcaattgttttatTGATAATAAACTAAactgtttaaattatttaattctatttaattagaattataatttatatttgggttaacatattaggaacttaaggggtcacacacattaaaaaccattagtcataaattaaactgtgatgatttaattaaaatatattttagaaattaagaactataatataattaataaatggattatatttctagacctagaaaaataaagtaaggacttgattgatttaatttataaaattatcctgaattaatatatggatattattcagagggtaaattgatattttgccaatttatagagtttttcagatttttctataaatagtaagtgatgtctcttatttttaagagttgttgtttgttagataaaaaaaactatgtaaacacaaaattaaaactagCATTCTAAGCATAATAATCCCTCCCTTCTAAATAgagatttagaagatttttcaCGTGTGATtcgtgtggattactgttgGAAACCGGACAATTAGATAACTTGTGGTTTACGACAACTcagcctttaaagaattattcaaaactaaaaaaaaaaaaatcttcaagaaaTAAATCCCTAATAACTCTAAATCTAtctaataaaattctaaaaacttctaaataattttattttataattttcactaCTAAGTGTTTGTTATTTAGAAAAACCAACAACAGATACGCTTTCTTACATGTCAATATTCTTGAAATCGAAAGTGTGTGCGTGGATCAACGCACAGAGACATCTGTTCATCTGATGCAGCTTGTATCACCAATGGTTCAAGTTGAAAACATACACTGCAAGCTTCTGCTAGTTGTTTGTTTGTGCCACCATgagctttattattattgtctttCTTTGTTCAGTTTTCTTTACTTCTGTGTTCTCCTGTCGAATGGAAGTCTGCACAAAGACAATGGTCAACTGGAATTGAACGAGCTTGACTCAAGTGATGATCATGCATGGAGAAGGAGAAGCTAAAtggataatgaaaaataaaaaactaatattttagtttttctttacttgttttttatactttaaagGAAAGTcaaacaaaatactaaaatgttttttctttcctacaAATTATAATTCTTACTTATCTCTTAAAAGAGCGAAAATTAGTAAAGTGGAGCCAACAAAAGAATAAGCCAATTAAATCTagctatgtaaaaaaaaaaaacatcaaagtcattaaaaaaataaaacacttatttattCTACTCTAATAGAATTAGCttttcaaatggttttttttcattgaaatatacattttcaaatggttttttttcattgaaatatacatgataaaaaaagctatatttatattatttaaaatactattttattaatttatttttttaaaataacatttttcattgaaaatgcAATTGGAAGCGAGGACGAAGCCACCCGTACATAGCCCAAAGTTTCATGTCCAAAATTAAATGACGTGAGAAACTGGTGAGgaatttaatattgataataatttattggACACCGAACCCAACAGACAAAAAGCACCCTAATGaatctcttcttttcctttcctttcatgTCCAATCGTAAACATTAAACACGGAATCATGAtcaatgttttttccttttccattttatttaaaaatacatcaccAAGCTAGCTATGTTTTGCGTTGTCAATGTCAAGTGCTGAACAACAACTTCTCACTTGCTGTTATCAACCATCAACCATGTGAAGAGGAAACTTTTTAACAGAATTGTTAATGTTTCATGGCTCGAagaaaccttcattttcatgcAAATAcagccatctctctctctctctctctctctaggataaacaacaagatgcatGGAACTTTCCACTTGCGAAATGCCGACATCAAATGGCCCACATAAATGAGACCACCTGTATAAATTTGCCAGGGCAGGGCTTTCTTGTACAAAATGgcattctcttctctttttagcGTTTATGCGGACACGACAAGGACGTGGACTTCACTCATGGAAGCCCGTGCCTCATCCTTCCCGCAATTCTTGAGGTGCCACCAGCTCCTGAATCCTCTACCATATACTTACACGTGCCATCCTCTTTGCGTCCCCTGCTTATCCTTAACCCATCAGAGGAGAAGAGCCTTTATATAAACCAGCCAGACCTCGAAAACTGCAAAGAGAAGAGCCTCTAACCATGGAAACACTTATTTCTCCCACAAAAACACAACCTTTTTATTCACCAAGTCCTCTCCCACAAACCAAACACCATCAAAGTTTTTCTGATCCATTGACTAGCTTGAGGTTCAAACTCAGAGAGAAGCCTAATCAAGGTCTATGTTTGGCCCAAAGATTGAATCATGTGGTGGCAGCTAGGTGTGGTAATCGGGGTCCGGTGGCGGAGCTGGAAAGAGATATGGAGGCTGAAATGAACCTAGAAGGGGAAGATGATTGGATTGTGGAGATTGGGAAGTTGAGAGAGGAATGTGAAGAAAGCAAAGGAATGGTGGAGCTGTTGGAATGCTTGGAGAGAGAAGCAATCATGGGAGATGATGAGGGAAGAGACCCTACTGATTACAACAGAAGAGCTCAGATTTTTAACAAAAGTTCTCAAGTTTTCACTGCTCTAAAGGAACGTACCACACTTTCTCATGGCCAATCATGAATCCGGACTTGTGATTTTGTAATCATGGTCATTGCTAAACTATGATGATGTTGTTATGCATGTTTTAACTCATGAATGATGTCCTGTCCCTATTATTTCGAATCAACAGAACCTCTGTCAAAGAATAAGCATGGTTTCTGCAGGTCATGAATCTAGACAATAACAACAAAGTAACAGAGAGATCTCAAGCCAAACTGAGTATCTTTGTTCCACTTTAAGCAACTTTCTTCTTGAGGGCTTGATCTGTTTTTCTCAAGAGATCCAGCAACATGCAAgcatcttatgtttttttttgcgcCCCCCCTGAATGGCTGAGGTCCAAATTCCATGAACATCCTAGAAATTCAACAGCAACGTCCGAGTCTCTGACGCACAGAATGATGTTACTGGTTAATTAGCCACTTGcgagaatgaaataaaatttctatcAAACCAATAGAAAGGAATATCCACGGCTTAGACTTCAATGCTGTCGTCTTTCTCAACATTATGCTGTCAATAAATTTCACAAGCCATTTTTCTCGAAAGAACAGCTGCTGCAGTTAAGATCAAAACACGTGATATTAGTATTAGTTACGTCAAAGGAAAGGGATCTCTAAGTTATGTGCTATTCGTAGTAAAGATTGCGAAAAATAAGAATGGTGCCTCTCTCTAGCTTCAGGTGATTGCCACGTCACTGGATTGGAGAATTCTGGGGAAAGAAATCAAGAACGAAGACAGCGTGTCATTTGTGATGAAGTgagaaaccaaaaaacaatatgtctgaataagttcattttttaaagatcaattaaatatcaataaattctattatatttttgttagctcaataaattcaattctcaaGCTTTTCTTCCAAATAAGTCCATATCTTCTTATACTTTCCTGAAAGatctatttaaaaatttcttttacctGTTTGTTTTCTAGGAAAATACTTTacatcaaattttattatatagcattttttgtttatattttaatttcccCTAAAacattttgagatttttttaagaaattagagatttataattattacaaaAGGTTGAGAACACCTCATCATGCTAAGggttatcaaaattttatttttaaaaacaaaatttaagaacatatatatgaggaattatattttttttttacttttcctttcATAATTGTAAACTATTTTACATGTGATCAAAGAAATcgaacattaagaaaaaaaatattatgaatggttttttttaaaataaaagaaaagaaaatcaattaattggTAAGTATATAAAGATGGTAATATAGGCAGTACAACTAaatatgattttcttaaaaaaatataaattataaaagtgaatttattgatcttaaaaaattaacagagaATTTATTAGTAATTTGACCTCAAAGTTCTTATATGATGCAAGGTTTTAATATGTACAGGagcaaaatgaataaataaaagataaagaaagtgCTGCATTAATCAATAACGTTGAAATTGAACCAATTAAACAATAGGGTTGTATGAATGCTCACCtggtaattaataaataaataaaacaaatcaactaaTGCAATTTCTTTCCCCTTCAGAACTTGAAAACCAATAGTCAAAACAGAAACTTAAACTCTTCTCGCTCTAACATGCAAGCAAATTGTTGGTAATTACCACATGTGAGTCTAGTCCAAGTATTTAAAAGAAttactaatcttttttttttttcaaataaataacgGTTATGTAACTGtcatttgttaattaattaaaataaagaagaaaaaaatctatcaaTTAATCGTGTGAATTGGTAACTGATATTTTATGGTGCCGGCTATAGGACGTCCACCACTATGGGGTAATTTCAATAAGTCCCAATAGTCAATTGGAAACTGCCATTTGGtagttgagagaaaaaaaaatcatgacaacACATCTGATTTGACAAATGTGTAACTGCCatttgatattgaaaaaaaaaaacacgagaggcaattaatatttaattatttgttaatataaattgattaattgttACGAATTCTACATGGAACATCAAATGTTAATCGTTCTCAATTCTCTATCTAAAAAATAGATGTCAATATGACTATCAATGGAATATAGGCTagaatttttagatttcaatAATCTCGCTGATGAAATACTGTTTGAGAGGGAACGTTGGTATACTGAAAAAGATATATGATGCACTGGAAGAAGCGCAGGTCGTTTGGATACTGGTGCTAAATTCATTTCATGGTTTGAGTATAATGAACTTGGAGGAGATGACTTTGATGAAGTAGATGATGTAATTGGAGACCCTACTTATGTACCTGCAAtacaaaataattctaaaatttattattcttaattttgtattttttttatttaagtatttttttgttaagataattgattatttattttgaattgcatattttatgtaatttaagttttaattaaattatatgaatgTATATGAAAACATCTATAATTGATCAGTAGGAGTTGTTAGTTGAAACTAATAACTCTAATTTTGCACTCTTTTAAAtttccaataataattaaaccatacaaatgaaaattgattaagtgtttaatattcttttcatttatattgtatgtgttaaattattatttgtttaatttagaatgTAGTTGTAATAAAT
This window of the Populus trichocarpa isolate Nisqually-1 chromosome 13, P.trichocarpa_v4.1, whole genome shotgun sequence genome carries:
- the LOC7494389 gene encoding uncharacterized protein LOC7494389, yielding METLISPTKTQPFYSPSPLPQTKHHQSFSDPLTSLRFKLREKPNQGLCLAQRLNHVVAARCGNRGPVAELERDMEAEMNLEGEDDWIVEIGKLREECEESKGMVELLECLEREAIMGDDEGRDPTDYNRRAQIFNKSSQVFTALKERTTLSHGQS